A window of Misgurnus anguillicaudatus chromosome 3, ASM2758022v2, whole genome shotgun sequence genomic DNA:
AGTCAAAATGTACAAGAGCTGAAAGACCTCCAGACCGCTCTAGAGAAGacagaatatttatttaacGTAAGTCACTAAAATTACAAAACATAATGTATTCTGTAAGGGAAAATGTATAGAAATAATccctgacagtgtgatcaggatcTTGCGTCACACTTAAGAGGTTTATATTGCAATAACAActggctgcctgtacattataaCACAGCTATTGACATCAtaagtaattaaaataaatattgatttgaaataatgCAAATTTTTAATGAGTGCAGACTTTAACTAGGAAAACAGGTTTCCTTTAGTTTTAGGATATGACAGGAAGTTCAAATGGCAAGAACACACTATAATTTGgtaaataatttgtaaatataatgtaatctttattttttgtgtagtattaaactgtacctgtcaaaatgactTGCAGCATCTGGGTTACTGTGTATTATTATTGAGCAGTTGTTATCtaggaataacaaacctgcattCAAGCAAGcaaatcaagcattccaatgaGCTGTAAAAAGTACCATCAGCGCCACCTAAAGGCtaaagctgcattcagactagcagcgacgcaatctcattgatttcaatgaaAGCTTGGCGACTTCTGGCTACACGAGCGACAGTAACTGTTGGGGATAGGATGGGACATGTCCAGTCGcacgacaaagttgagaaatgtttaaaggGCCAAAATTGTATTATACCCATGATTtgctcacccccaagctgtccgggatgcatatgtccatcgtttttcagacgaacacattttcagttattttggaGGGTGTCTtggatctttcagttaatcaaatgtgaagttgTGGAGTCCACGTCCTTCAGGTCCAGGGAATGTGCATCtattctttacaaaataaatccaaacgctccaggatgataaacaaaggtcctCCGAGGGCAATCCGCACGGTGTCGCTGTTGCAGAAATATACCCATTTAAAACTCTATAAACCAAAACAACCAGCTTCCGATAATGCCGCCATcctagactcctctgtattcaggagagagtattagcgtagtgtacgcacttttcttagtgacgtatgacataTGCAGATGGGCGgaggcacagagcagcagcagcagagaaacctccatAAACTGTGTAAgctctcatcttgaatgcggacgcgactaaaATGGCGGCATTACCGTAAGgtagttattttcatttatgtgGTTTTGCATTTGGATATTTCTGCGGCAACGCCGCGCGGATTGCCCTCAGAGGACCTTTGTTTGTCgtcgtggagccgtttggatttgttttgtgaaggatggatgcacatttttatgGACCCTGTAATTTCaaatttgattaactgaaagttctaaaacattttctagaataactgaaaatgtgttcgtctgaaaaatgatggacataagcatctcggacagcttggggtgAGTTAATcgtgggtttaatataatttttggccaaactatccctataactttatgcaaattatgagcgacaTTTAGGAGTGAcaaccaatgagaacgaagcatgCCATCCGTCTCTCGTCActtactggagtggacgttactcatttgtttatgacaaccacaTTTAGAAACACTTCTTTTGAAAAAGACAAGCTACACAAAGTTGcttataatgtaaataatgagGACTGTTTTCATACTGTTATTCTGCCCAGTCGAGAAAGTATTTTTCACCGAACGAAAAAAAATTTATGCAAGCTGTCACTTGGGCAGAATCCTCTGAAAGGCACGacctaatgctgggtacacaccaaaatattttttacattttatacgaTTTTTAAAAgtgatagaccacaaacatgaggattAAAAAATCCCAGATTTAAGtgttttgctcctatagtgtgtggtgttCCATGATTGGTCAAAGACAGCATACCACACACCAACAGATTTTCAAAAGTGAACACAGAAAAACTCACGGAGATCTCGGGATATCTTTTGTGGCCAAACGTGACTTCACAGTAAACAAACTTAAAATGTGCTTATGAACATCTCTGATGTCTCTCTCACTTTGGACTGTGCCTGCagggctctcctgattttgccaagtggttgatgtcctcggGGCGGCATTgtgttgaccctgggacaacatttcaatcaaccaatcagatttcagaaataagtttacagttttttttaagtttaagcttacaatcaggattagctgtttctagaccattgtttttcacttatcatgtccctctgGTTTTAGGGTTCACTTACGGGTAGGGTtggggtgggtttaggttttatttaaaaaaatgttgtccttgggtcaacacaatattttgccctgaggacatctctcacttggcaaaatcagttcgagCGTGCCTGCTGTGCCATGACTGTAGTTGTTATGGTTTCGTCTTCCATcagctcgctttctgattggatattgtttcgttTTACATGTAAATCTCAAGAGTGTGAGCGGGTTTGTCATCGGGGTTCTccacacacatcaggatttccgatcgtaaatattaaacatgtttaatatttaggATTCACAATCGGGCGGCTCCGACGTTCTTCTGAtcaggttcggacactcttaacaAATCTCAGaccaagggaaaatctgataagataatctgtagaaccatcaagataatcggGACACAGCTAGGATTGTGGGAAGGGGGGaaatcagcccgattatcttttggtgtgtacccagcattgggtacaAATGTGCATATGTTTGGTACCAATAATATGTACCTTTGGGTTAATAAAATGCACTCTTTGGTGGCAATAAGCACTTCTGAGGGTAATATGCACTTAGATGCAAAGGtgtgcttttttatttgaatgtttttctTGGGCCATTTTTGCATGTATTCGATTGTATGCTAGGACAGGAAAGGGTGGAGAGAGGGTACAAGATTGTTAAAGACCTTGATTCGAGCTCGGGTCACCAAAAGAGTGCACCATATGTCAGagcactgcccactacaccaaTGGCTCTGACAAAGATGTGTTTTTTGAAAGCTCAGTGACATCTTTATAAATTTTTCTGACAGCATAGATAGTTGTCATCACAGTTTGTTTTTCCGAttgttaataattatttatctGATAAGAAAGATTTAAGATTTaacctcaagttgttccaaacatTTATGACTTTTTTCCCTTAAACACAGAACATATgtagagttttgttgcaaaatgatgttgtcaaaacatgtttattattatgttatccttttgttttatggtgctatttagctgtattttttaagttatgaaggtttaaattgaaacaaaccaactgcagttgaatggatattaattggaataaacgagatttctgaaaaattaaaaaaaacgaaacgtcttgcaacgaaactcttcatattttaaagaatttttttcacaaatatattttgttaaacaATAGATTTCAATGTTATGCTTCATACTTATTGTAGTATCTTTTTATTCTGTCAGAGATCCAGTGCTACCCTGTACACACCTAATCCTGACAGTATCAATGTGAGTGCAATGATCTATTTATCATCACAATAACAAACATCTTTATCTttaatcagtggttctcaaatggcgcttttccattgaatagtaccccacggtttggtttggtttgggtcgggtcagcttacttttgggagcttttccactgggtgcagtacgtagtacccgatacttttttcgtaccacctcggttggggttccaagcgacccgagctgataccagacatgacgcgaaaacacagtagatcactgattggtccgAGAAAATCGTCACTACAGCGTCATCAAtgtagattagctttacctgtgctagcttgcgctgtctcgagcaaacatgtagtcatctgtgctctgctaagttcccaaactcccttttagcgatgaaaaacatccacaggttgagaatcaggaacaccataacagttttttccaaacttgccgtttgtggcggaacattcgcgacgagcacgtcagcatgaggctgtcgactgacgccacgggtgctTAAACAGAAACCGCCATGAGAGACAGAGGTAAcgttagtgataaacgcgatgtgcaaacatctattttaattttgtggcggactgagaaataaataaatgtatgggaatgtataaggacgctctcacttgtatgatgtcacagctgtatgcagcgcaaatataacgacacgcctataatccctcccactgcgaagtgataccaaactcgatggaaaagcaagccaaagtgaggtgagctgacccgacccaaactagaTTAAACCGTGGGGTGCTATGCcatggaaaagcgccaaaagTGGGGGTCGCGATATTGTGCTGGGGGGTgaagttttatgacattttataaaataagtaAGGAAAACTTATGACAGACCTTTGAATTacttgaaaataatgcacacccaaggtggttatgtgagtgccgttacaccacgaaaaattattttcaaataattcaaaggaccacagTCAATTATTTTGCTCATACCACAATTACCACAAAAATCTGACAGGTTAAGTGTgcgtttacagaaaaataatccacacccacaaaacattttttaaccaatcagaataaagcattcaacagcccgttACTTATATTGCTTTTTATGTCATGGCAAAGGGATGCACCCAACACAAAGGGGTGGGGGGCACACtcgaaaagtttgagaaccactgatctaaatAAATCCAGTCTAATATACCTTTTTTTTCCAGGAATGTACTTATAAGTTTCTTGACTGTTATTTGTGGGAGATGAATGTTGTTTTGCACGAGGAAGGCTTCGCTGAACAAAATGATGAGGAAATGATactaaacaaatacaaaatatcgAAAACTTTAGACGAATGCATCAAAAAAGTATGTCAAAGCACTACCACAGCATGTGTACAAACAGTGCGATATTTACATGATATGGAGATATTAATGTGCTTTCTGTGTCCATAGAACCACACAGCACCACATTTATGCGAAACACAAGACCTCACAGACTCCCCGGTCTTCTATCAAAAGATGAAAACGTTTCTCCAAAAACTCACTACACATTGCAGACGGAAAGGTCCTAATAAATCTTAAAGTAATTAGAAGCGTACTATATTAGACATAATAAGCTTATTTATCtataattatataaattatactAACCTCTTTTTTACCCATATTTATATGTAGCATTCTTCGAACTTATCTCAGGctaaagtgttttattttgtaatgctATAGACTTTTAAATGATGATATATTTTTGTAACAAATGGAGTTTGAATAAATGTCTAACTGTAAATGTCTTCTATATGTACAGAATTTATGGTgaacaaaaaactaaatattgtaAAATTTTCTTTGTACGGATGGGAACAAAAGGTGCTTTTGTATTTCCGTATGcgttttttttataatcttGTTACATTAAAACGCTTATTTTACTAAATGAATGGTGTCAATTATTGGTCTTGTGATGTACATTACTGTCCATAAGTGCTAATACCAACAATGCTGTTATTCAGTGTTCAGACCCAAAAACGttctcattatttactcaccgtcgTGTCGTTGATGCCCAGATGTCTTCAGAACCCAAACACAGATTTTATTTAAACTCTTTCCTCGGCATTGACGAGTTATCATTggcaattaagagaaaacatatCTCTGCCAATCACGTGTTTTTACAATAATCTGAAATTCAGCTATTTTacccattttataaaaaactgaagcaaaaactaatttaacatCATTTAAACTCCgcgtatgttttgatcatctttctgaatctgatttgtaacaaaattcctttacaatacaatacaatagtatgaaacgttttttttttctcgttttgtttgtttgtctgaaagcagagggtctgttcttttatttgatatatttgaatgtttatatagaagacaattttcctggaaggcattttgtgaaacttttgtgaaaagcacaaaaatgctggcggggaatgagctAATGTGTTGTTTCGGGTTTTTTTGTGATGAAAAAAGTTTGTTCAACTTAATAAAGTATTGTAAAAAatttgcagcatttttgtcaaatcaacacatattttaatgttactttaactaaaaatattaagttaaacaatttcaacttgtttttataagttatgttcaggtcaaaacttaaaatagcaGGTTGAataaaaccaagttgttttaacttcttgctgcattttttttacagtgatggttactgtaaaaaaagttggtttaacttttaaaaagtatacactgtaaaaattagctgtaattatgcagctggttgccagtaactagAAGATaaatactgaaaatgtttcatgtttatttaactttgaacaaactgttgccagtaaataataacataaatgtaaattctacagtaagttactgccaaccagctgccagtaacactgtaatttctacagattttttttacagtgtatgtttccTGGTTGCCTTTAAATGctactttattttttactttatttaacttaaaaacaccttttacaCAATTTGTTTGggttaacttatatttttaagttgaattaacttaaaattttaggCAACCAgttaacttttttaagttgaaccatcAAATCCATTTTTATAGTGTTATAGGGTTAGTGGTTGTTGACCCAAAACTTCAAAAGGACCCAAAAGCGAAACAAATAACTTCACTTGACTCATGCCGTATATTTAAAGTGTCCTGAAGGGCATGGTGAAAACGAAAGTAAAATATAATCCATTATTTGATCAAATTTGACCTGTGTCTCACTTTCAGTGCCCATTCCCTGTACCCGAACTGTTGTTTAGGGAATTTTAGGTTGTTTACTTGTAAATAATGTGTAACTGCGATACCCAGAACAAGTAGAGAAgtaaatatcttcatgaaacagTGTTACACAAGTCCAGTGGAGTTACAGGAGCCtatatcagtggttcccaaactttttcagcgtgcggcccttcttgtgtacggtgcattccttcgcggccccccaaagaaaatgtgtgacaaaactcaacattttaataaaaaaaacattaaattatataaaaaagtagtgcttttggttagtagcctattttttttttaggtttaattacacagaattcatgataaattaaattatttcataaaatgttataaaaatggggcccccctggcaccatctcgcttgaaaaaagtttgaaaaccactggcctATATGACACATGCCAAGTGGAGCTATTTATTTAACACTTCTGAGTACGGACTCAGTCACCATCCACTTCCGTAGTaaccagaaaaaaacaaaactgtgTTTCGGTTCAAATTGGGGGTTCAATCGGCATCAGGGTGAACGTTTTATAGGGTGAACTACTGTTTTAAGATAAATATCTTAAATATTACACGTAAATAACATTTAACAATAGCAATCGTGCCaactaaaaaagaaaaatgtgtcTACCACAGCAAAACATGGTGCAAAGCTTTCCTCATATATCACCAACCGTCTATAATTCACATTGAAAGCTTAATGCTTACTTTGGCACGTTTGAGCATTTAGAGGAAGTGAAACTATTGCTGTGTTTTCATTTGAGAGGAAGTTACCAGGAAATCTTCTGTCATGTTAACCATCATAAACTCAGTGCTTTTGAGGAAATATGAGTAACATTTTGGCTTGTTTATGTTAAAATggatgattatttatttattatttggctgAAGCCTTTAATCCAAATGTACTGTAATGTCTTACCTGAAAtcctttcgggttgaccaactgtttggttctcagAGGGACGCGGCGGTGTCCGAGGTGGCACTCTCTGTCGGAAGTCCTGAGCGACTGGGATTTAAGAGCCGGCCACCTGTACGAAACAACTATGCCACGTGCATTTGCTGCGGGAGCCCTTGATGACAAAATGTTGATGACGAAGCAGATTGAGATTGAAGTTTCTGCTTACTTCAGTGTGTGTCAGGGTCAATGATAAAATTGGCAAGGCTTTCGGTTGCACGTCACCACATGCGCTGCTTAGTAACACTGCTGTGAATTTCAGTTTacattattaacatttttcCACATCCTATCGAAATTTAAATGATCCCAGGTTTTCAGACTTTTGGACTCCGCTGCATGTGTATAGCAAATGATCCTGAACCTATCCTGGATACAAATCCACCTTCCCATAAGTCCCTTCTCATGGCCTGTAGTATTTTGGAAAGGCCATCAGCTTTAGCATGTTGAACACGTTTGCACGTTATATTCTTTTGCACATTCTCcggcagaaataaataaatgatgacacaattttaaaatgtgtgtgttaATATGCGAGCATGAGGAAACGTCGATTCTGCTGTGAATTCGCAGTATGTCAATAACAAATATTCCTTAAGCTCCAAAACAAACTACCGTATGCAAGTCATTTAAAGATTAACTAAACATTGATTTTGGCTCTGGTTTAATGGGAAAATGCACCCATATCTCTTTGCAGAGAAGGAAAACACGTACACACTTGCCATACAATAAGGTTATATTAGCACATGGAGCAGATGGGAGCTTGTTAATAGCTATAGAGCCTCTCTCAGGGTCGTCCCATTGGGCTACATCTGCTTGGCCCAACCGACCGCTGACCCAAAATCAGAGAGAAAAAAGCACACACAAACAAGAAGCTGATTTATATaggtcatatatatatatatgcaaaagACAGGGTTATTTAAGTGGGTTAACTGGTAATGACCTCACGAGCACACACAAACAAGTAACCAAAGTCAAAACCAAAGTCAATGTGCCATAAATCGGCCATGGAGAGAGCTATGGAGTCCGGTCGTGCAGAGGCAGAGACCTGAAGGGCGAGGGCCTGGGACTTAAGGGACCGGCTGAACTTGGGGGACGGTGTGTCGTATCTTGACCAGGGAGAGAGGGCTAGAGACTAAAGCCTATTTTATAGTTGTACGTAAGGTCTATGCCATAGGTTATCTGCAATCTGAGGGTAGGCTGACGTGCACCTCTgcaaatttttaaaaactgcTTCTTTGTTGATGGTCGCGCAttactcactctagattactcgtgggatttaactttgtgtcgagtagaatattttcaacttgggcgaagacgcacTTGAG
This region includes:
- the il15 gene encoding interleukin-15, coding for MILMTLLLAIIIGLRNKPTKLKTMRSGRCACNHWCIENHLECPLNSEVWNSFLILSCLSALLPVADSQNVQELKDLQTALEKTEYLFNRSSATLYTPNPDSINECTYKFLDCYLWEMNVVLHEEGFAEQNDEEMILNKYKISKTLDECIKKNHTAPHLCETQDLTDSPVFYQKMKTFLQKLTTHCRRKGPNKS